A genomic window from Salvia miltiorrhiza cultivar Shanhuang (shh) chromosome 5, IMPLAD_Smil_shh, whole genome shotgun sequence includes:
- the LOC130987109 gene encoding lysine-specific demethylase JMJ32: protein MAENIDFSIQNLWQDVRELSLGAPPNIDRLPSPPTPLEFLRRYVAPNKPCLISAAVPHWPALSLWPSTNYLRTTLSTTPVSLHLTPTGKADALAPHPSAPSTLCFASAHVETLPFPQALDSVFASDNEKNKVAYLQQQNDCFRREYGALAADCEDHVPWATAALGCAPEAVNFWVGNNSSETSFHKDHYENLYVVITGEKRFLLLPPTDFHRTYVREYPAAKYLYHQDSGEFSLELEDPATNVPWCSVDPYPSPQEKRREMEKFPLYFNGPKPFEVSVKAGEMLYLPSMWFHHVRQIPDDARLTIAINYWYDMQFDVKYAYFNFLQSIPYTLSKDPSLCKLRNGEAHLDISSCNSGTQVSRDTRGVGDDEND from the exons ATGGCAGAAAACATCGATTTCTCGATTCAAAATCTATGGCAAGACGTAAGAGAACTAAGCCTAGGCGCCCCGCCCAACATTGACCGCCTACCctccccacccacccccctcgAGTTCCTCCGCCGCTACGTAGCCCCCAATAAACCATGCCTTATCTCCGCCGCCGTCCCTCACTGGCCCGCACTCTCCTTATGGCCCTCCACCAACTACCTCCGGACCACCCTCTCCACTACCCCCGTCTCTCTCCACCTCACCCCCACCGGCAAAGCCGACGCCCTCGCTCCCCACCCCTCCGCCCCCTCCACCCTCTGCTTCGCTTCCGCCCACGTTGAAACCCTTCCGTTCCCTCAAGCTCTGGACTCAGTTTTCGCGTCGGATAACGAGAAGAATAAAGTGGCGTATCTGCAGCAGCAGAACGACTGCTTCCGCCGCGAGTACGGAGCCCTGGCGGCGGATTGCGAGGACCACGTGCCGTGGGCGACGGCGGCGCTGGGCTGCGCGCCAGAGGCGGTTAATTTTTGGGTCGGAAACAATTCCTCCGAAACCTCATTCCATAAGGATCACTACGAAAATCTCTATGTTGTGATCACGGGGGAAAAGCGATTTCTTTTGCTGCCGCCTACTGATTTTCATAGAACGTATGTACGCGAATATCCTGCCGCCAAGTATCTATATCATCAG GATAGTGGAGAGTTTTCACTGGAGTTAGAGGATCCAGCTACGAACGTGCCATGGTGTAGTGTGGATCCATATCCTTCACCTCAGGAAAAACGGagagaaatggagaagtttCCCCTGTATTTCAACGGGCCAAAGCCATTTGAAGTTTCTGTTAAGGCGGGCGAGATGCTTTATTT GCCTAGCATGTGGTTTCATCACGTTAGACAAATCCCAGATGACGCACGGCTCACTATTGCTATAAACTACT GGTATGATATGCAATTCGATGTCAAATACGCCTACTTCAACTTCCTTCAATCTATTCCCTATACATTATCCAAGGATCCATCACTGTGTAAATTGAGAAATGGCGAAGCTCATCTTGACATATCTTCGTGCAACTCAGGTACTCAAGTGTCTCGCGACACTAGAGGTGTCGGTGATGATGAAAACGACTAA